Sequence from the Burkholderia stabilis genome:
GAAAAACGGCGATTATGCCAGAAAATCAGATGGTTGACGAATAATTTTCACGGCGCGTCGAGCGCGCCGGTGCCCGCCGGATCCTGCCGGTAGTAGCGGGCGAGCAGCCGGTACAGCTCCGGAAATTCGGACTCGAACGCTTTCGGTCGGACGAACAGCGCTTCGCTGCACACCGCGAAGAATTCCGACGGGTGATCGGCCGCATACGGGTCGATCAGCGATTCCCGCTCGAAGCGCGCCCACGCGCGGTCCGGCACCGCGTCGACGCGTGCGCAGAACTGGTCGTACGCATGTTCGAACACGTCGGCCCACGCCTGCGCGTCGAGGTGTGGCGCGTGCCAGCGGCGAAATAGGGGCGGATAGCCGTCGGCCGCGCCGTTGACCATGTCGATCTTGTGCGCGAACTCGTGGATCACGACGTTGTATGCGTCGTGGCCGTCCGTCATCTGCGCGTCTTCCCAGGACAGAATCACGGGGCCGCCTTCCCATGCCTCGCCGCTTGCATCCTGCTCGACTTCGTGGACGACGCCATCCTCGTCCTGCACGGTCTTGCGGATCACGAATTCGCCCGGATACACGACGACGCCGACCCAGCCGTCGTACAGCGACAGGTCGAGATTCAGCACGGGCAGGCAGGCCTGCGCGGCGATCGCGACGATCATCGCGTCGGTCAGCTCGAGCCCGTGCGCGGTCGAAAACGATTTCTTCGCGACGAACAGGCTCGTCAGCTCGCGCAGCCGGCCGAGCGCGTCGGGCGGCAGCGCGTCGAGGAACGGCAGGCGCTCGACCGTTTCCTGCCACAGCGCGTCGGGGATCGGGTGGCTGCGCAGCGCGCGGTCGCGGCGGCGGTCGTCGAACCAGCGGGTCAGTTTCGAGAGCATGGAGGCGGCGGCGGAAATCCAAAGCCTGTCTTTTAACTCAATCGATCTCT
This genomic interval carries:
- a CDS encoding zinc-dependent peptidase → MLSKLTRWFDDRRRDRALRSHPIPDALWQETVERLPFLDALPPDALGRLRELTSLFVAKKSFSTAHGLELTDAMIVAIAAQACLPVLNLDLSLYDGWVGVVVYPGEFVIRKTVQDEDGVVHEVEQDASGEAWEGGPVILSWEDAQMTDGHDAYNVVIHEFAHKIDMVNGAADGYPPLFRRWHAPHLDAQAWADVFEHAYDQFCARVDAVPDRAWARFERESLIDPYAADHPSEFFAVCSEALFVRPKAFESEFPELYRLLARYYRQDPAGTGALDAP